The Porites lutea chromosome 4, jaPorLute2.1, whole genome shotgun sequence genome contains a region encoding:
- the LOC140933066 gene encoding adenosine receptor A2b-like codes for MKEDKDLYSSYIANCVFDACSSYVAIMLNSLTIYALRKTSSLPKSLKTLLMSLAVSDLAVGLLAQPLYIAVTVIDFEPESQSNRYFDVTYKVYLFVVNLLTFASFFGVMALSADRFLAIHLHLRYQELVTYKRVVMVVFTMWAVSTGLAILRLCIPKSICYLIFDAIYVCCFLATTAFNYKIYQAQQAPQDGEMANTASLRKFAVGTLLVYLAFVICYLPDCCRLVIFAVSKSSTSNEILRLYTMTLWFLNSSLNPVIYCWKKRPVRLAAVDILRKIL; via the exons atgaaagaagataaagaTCTTTACTCGTCGTACATTGCCAACTGCGTCTTCGACGCCTGCTCATCGTATGTAGCCATCATGCTGAACAGTTTAACAATTTACGCTCTAAGAAAAACTTCGTCGCTGCCCAAATCTTTAAAAACACTGCTTATGAGTCTGGCTGTTTCTGATTTAGCTGTTGGCTTACTGGCACAACCGTTGTACATCGCTGTAACTGTCATTGATTTCGAGCCAGAATCCCAAAGCAATCGGTATTTTGATGTCACTTACAAAGTGTACTTGTTCGTAGTTAATTTACTTACTTTTGCTTCATTCTTTGGAGTGATGGCTCTAAGCGCAGACCGATTCTTGGCGATCCATCTTCATCTTAGATACCAGGAACTTGTGACATACAAGCGAGTTGTTATGGTGGTGTTTACGATGTGGGCTGTTAGCACCGGTCTCGCAATATTGAGACTGTGTATTCCAAAAAGTATTTGCTACCTGATTTTCGACGCGATTTACGTTTGCTGTTTCTTAGCTACAACTGCTTTTAACTACAAGATATAT CAAGCCCAGCAAGCACCACAAGATGGCGAAATGGCAAATACAGCAAGTCTAAGAAAATTTGCTGTCGGAACATTGCTCGTGTATCtagcttttgttatttgttatttgccAGACTGTTGTAGGTTAGTTATATTTGCAGTCTCGAAAAGCAGTACCTCTAATGAGATTTTACGTCTATACACTATGACTTTGTGGTTTCTTAACTCGTCTTTGAATCCCGTGATTTACTGTTGGAAGAAGAGACCTGTTCGACTCGCTGCAGTAGACATATTACGGAAGATTTTGTGA